A stretch of the Lytechinus variegatus isolate NC3 chromosome 5, Lvar_3.0, whole genome shotgun sequence genome encodes the following:
- the LOC121415880 gene encoding uncharacterized protein LOC121415880, whose translation MILNLKKLNRFIENKPFKMECLSKILPLLRPHDWAASIDLSDVYLHVPITRSSQHLLGFAIGGDTYQYQALPFGLRSAPRFFTRLVRVIAAELRRRGKNFFLLSGRLVDPRPLRTNPSQTLEGHNRVNDKFRPSHKLRKIKIDSNSDSGFPWSIYRHPASGGSPPSPPGSENESSRGATPVQSSLDCEDLADFSGTLSKLSEYSPPLQTEDEFSHKQFGDDCGAVSPPTLCIRDSGKVCPDKVRQPDGGNISHSRLLIEGALSPLGMDAPRGCGQGDIQSFQQPTDRSICLNTTRDPALLPRAQQTEAHTVAHYRAAAIKAGLSERAANFSAERLRSSTRSTYDSRLSHYVRWCWQAKTNPCRASVGLSRRILSLVGLWRQ comes from the exons ATGATCCTGAATCTAAAGAAACTAAACAGGTTCATCGAAAACAAGCCATTCAAGATGGAATGCCTCTCCAAGATCCTGCCCCTGCTTCGCCCCCACGACTGGGCGGCATCTATAGACTTATCGGACGTGTATCTTCACGTTCCAATAACAAGGTCCTCTCAGCATCTCCTAGGTTTCGCAATAGGAGGGGACACTTACCAGTACCAGGCCCTCCCTTTCGGCCTTCGCTCTGCTCCTCGCTTCTTTACAAGGCTCGTCAGGGTAATTGCTGCAGAGCTAAGAAGAAGGggtaaaaatttttttttgctatctGGACGATTGGTTGATCCTCGCCCCCTCAGAACAAACCCTTCTCAGACACTTGAAGGTCACAATCGCGTTAACGACAAATTTAGGCCTTCTCATAAACTGAGAAAAATCAAGATTGACTCCAACTCAGACTCCGGATTTCCTTGGAGCATTTATAGACATCCCGCGTCAGGTGGCAGCCCCCCTTCCCCACCGGGTTCAGAGAATGAGAGCAGTCGCGGAGCAACTCCTGTCCAGTCGTCTCTCGACTGCGAAGACTTGGCAGATTTTTCTGGGACTCTTAGCAAGCTTAGTGAATACAGTCCCCCCTTGCAGACTGAGGATGAATTTTCACATAAACAGTTTGGAGATGATTGCGGTGCAGTTAGCCCTCCAACACTTTGCATCCGAGATAGTGGAAAAGTGTGTCCTGATAAAGTCAGACAACCAGACGGTGGTAACATATCACATAGCAGACTTCTTATCGAGGGGGCGCTATCTCCCCTCGGAATGGATGCTCCACGAGGCTGTGGCCAGGGAGATATTCAATCATTTCAGCAACCCACAGATAGATCTATTTGCCTCAACACTACCAGGGACCCAGCACTACTACCCCGAGCCCAACAAACTGAGGCTCACACTGTGGCCCATTACAGGGCAGCAGCAATCAAGGCTGGACTTTCTGAACGGGCTGCCAATTTCTCAGCAGAACGTTTACGGTCTTCCACACGATCAACCTACGACTCCAGACTCAGTCACTATGTGAGATGGTGTTGGCAGGCTAAGACTAATCCATGCAGGGCATCTGTAG GGCTGTCTCGCCGGATTCTATCTCTCGTTGGATTGTGGAGGCAGTGA
- the LOC121415881 gene encoding adiponectin receptor protein 1-like, translated as MNKSPDLGERRGDEEDTTPNPQTFLLSSQPDQASPSSTSGIVRRRIKKKRQPRSSQPQGSDSDSMDEDPEVGSNQPLRDDQEPRDPSTITVEEVTEVEETSTLRSSDGEKEVKELEVEPQPAGGSDSEYDFALLKQQADELAHKFVQKVKDVTWKVTHHNFLPDWLKDNDYLHYHHRPPLPSFRTCFKSIFRIHTETGNIWTHLLGCIAFIIIAIYFLVQSIMSRDDWQEIVAYMMFFLGAILCLGFSCLFHTCYCHSSQVSKIFSKLDYSGITFLIVGSFVPWLYFGFYCENITRYVYLALILVLGALCLFVALRDTFSLPKYRPLRAGLYVALGLSGVIPAIHYVSINSFLTAIQGGGLGWMILMACLYISGALLYAIRIPERFFPGKCDIWFQSHQIFHVLVLAAAFVHYHGINTMAAYREQIGECNAGDLYTDIATTVEN; from the exons ATGAATAAATCACCAGATCTGGGAGAGAGGAGGGGTGACGAAGAAGATACCACTCCCAACCCTCAAACTTTTCTACTTTCATCACAACCAGACCAAGCCAGCCCGTCTAGCACTTCAG GTATAGTACGAAGGCGCATCAAGAAGAAACGCCAGCCTCGATCTTCACAACCCCAAGGATCTGACTCTGATTCTATGGATGAGGATCCTGAGGTAGGGTCTAACCAACCCTTGAGGGACGACCAAGAACCCAGGGATCCCTCAACTATCACTGTAGAGGAAGTCACTGAAGTTGAGGAAACTTCGACCCTCAGGTCAAGCGATGGAGAAAAAGAG GTGAAGGAGCTTGAGGTTGAACCTCAACCAGCCGGAGGGAGCGATAGTGAGTACGACTTTGCCTTGCTGAAGCAGCAGGCCGACGAGCTGGCTCACAAGTTTGTCCAGAAGGTGAAGGACGTTACCTGGAAGGTCACCCACCATAATTTTTTACCGGATTGGCTGAAGGACAACGATTACCTTCACTACCACCACCGCCCTCCTCTACCGTCGTTCAGGACATGCTTTAAGTCCATCTTTAGAATTCACACAGAGACAGGCAACATATGGACACATCTTCTAG GTTGTATAGCTTTTATTATCATAGCCATCTACTTTTTAGTACAGTCCATCATGTCAAGGGATGACTGGCAGGAGATTGTGGCATACATGATGTTTTTCTTGGGCGCCATTTTGTGTCTCGGATTCTCCTGCCTCTTTCATACATGTTACTGCCATTCTTCTCAAGTCTCTAAAATATTCAGCAA ACTAGACTACTCTGGCATCACTTTCCTGATAGTTGGATCCTTTGTGCCTTGGCTCTACTTTGGTTTTTACTGTGAGAACATCACCCGTTACGTCTACTTGGCCCTTATATTGGTCCTTGGTGCTCTCTGTCTCTTTGTAGCTCTAAGGGACACATTCAGTCTACCAAAGTACCGTCCCCTCAGGGCAG GTCTATATGTTGCTTTAGGCCTCAGCGGGGTGATACCAGCCATTCATTACGTGAGCATCAACAGCTTCTTGACGGCCATCCAGGGGGGTGGACTCGGCTGGATGATACTCATGGCATGCCTCTACATCTCAGGAGCATTACTCTATGCTATACGCATCCCAGAACGGTTTTTCCCTGGAAAGTGTGACATTTGG TTTCAGAGTCATCAGATATTCCATGTCCTGGTTCTAGCAGCTGCCTTTGTCCACTACCACGGTATCAACACAATGGCTGCGTACAGGGAGCAGATCGGAGAGTGTAATGCCGGTGACCTTTACACAGACATAGCAACCACTGTTGAAAACTGA